The following are encoded together in the Theileria orientalis strain Shintoku DNA, chromosome 1, complete genome genome:
- a CDS encoding uncharacterized protein (zinc finger, RING-type domain containing protein), with the protein MDKSRNSNFDKSRRYRNGRGNHSRGKEKPTNAPKQPKNNRNFSAELRQIILDVFYNSKLPREFEVSKEQAVELLDFKPSYHFNCYLNCCICYENTLICAIGTCDHMTCLLCSLKLTYFYNNEGNKGIYECPYCKQPNEHIYFCVNPFYVHLALNKSFYSSKETPALTKGELVEFIKILTHSNESTKETEEILASATINIMQLYKIFLKNSSKVANMFTINGLITSVSNLSVCENRSGAQTIFEKTAESVSFFDEFLIVSNTNLIFESASIYYLYKLITSPLCWFAECKERWYVSNVTKENLSEAMKTVAKFKFSSYKFLNRHIKSSHAMVFCDICLSYFTNKKFLCEFVLYELTKIGEHVKNGDQDCHPPISAHVLCPACKTYHWDMATFKQHGKDEHFICELCDCNDDSYNVFSDYASLFSHFKTYHYPCEEPECMFVVFADELQLQLHYLYKHPGVTNTKCSKKPVQVTTKSAREQKSTKSTSMYSAFEDQSGYDAFWDGSINIVDPAERKEEVSEIVENPLETLKDSSLGGYFFPLEPSIMSAEENKEKLEKFLNGLRGSKDLPVASDYINNFDVTRATHVFSDLEAMMEYFKRHDVRVFDVSEYLNEVLAKLYVCLITSFTTQYNQVVSSCTTEECDGSALFNLVKGYLTKFLFLFYNLHINKPRFDAERFCIKLDLLKLREQNPEVKLGPNTLLFFICALNFANISNRIIVKAALNDLIGDMKLLYKDVKEPLSLSEAFNLTSKKNANSALTINGDNVSSTALNPNTNIVEHIPKKNRNQNIVKIPRKDYIVSLKGKKVVKAKPATPVLKPQEPTARVEEAAPVEADNPTPVNIPYGHVQLEDVGVDSETLFMNHVTTGNFYGLMYDIIGTILVANLKRFKAKSFEYSLRETTKLKILNIALSQKRSFTNLGEFVSMKKLESLQSLEPEFHRLVKEYRNSDLQTVATVWTRKCINVLRNTQVEHLEILHFYLKGNTETSIELCNDTEFPSLSNNANAAELSTPRNYAGAVGLRDTPKYLSEREFPTLTQTAKFKKKPNYSR; encoded by the coding sequence ATGGATAAAAGTCGAAATAGTAATTTCGATAAATCCCGTAGATACAGAAACGGCAGGGGAAACCACAGCCGGGGAAAAGAGAAACCAACAAACGCCCCGAAACAGCCGAAAAACAATCGCAACTTCTCAGCCGAACTAAGGCAGATAATATTAGATGTCTTCTACAACTCTAAGCTGCCGCGCGAGTTCGAAGTATCGAAGGAGCAGGCAGTGGAACTTCTGGACTTTAAACCCTCGTACCACTTCAATTGCTACCTAAACTGCTGTATTTGCTACGAAAACACACTCATCTGCGCAATTGGAACGTGCGATCACATGACGTGCCTACTATGCTCGCTGAAGCTAACATACTTCTACAACAATGAGGGAAACAAGGGAATATACGAGTGTCCGTACTGCAAACAGCCGAACGAACACATATACTTCTGCGTTAACCCGTTCTACGTGCACCTGGCACTGAACAAGAGCTTCTACTCGAGCAAGGAGACGCCAGCACTGACGAAAGGAGAGCTGGTGGAGTTCATCAAGATACTCACGCACTCAAACGAAAGCACGAAGGAGACGGAGGAAATACTCGCATCAGCAACAATCAACATAATGCAGCTATATAAAATCTTTCTCAAAAACAGCTCGAAAGTGGCAAACATGTTCACAATTAACGGGCTTATAACCTCAGTATCGAACCTGAGTGTGTGTGAAAACAGAAGCGGAGCGCAGACAATATTCGAAAAAACAGCGGAGTCAGTCTCGTTCTTCGACGAGTTCCTAATCGTGAGTAACACGAACCTGATCTTCGAGTCGGCGAGCATATACTACCTCTACAAGCTGATCACGTCGCCGCTATGCTGGTTCGCAGAGTGCAAGGAGCGCTGGTACGTGAGCAACGTGACCAAGGAAAACCTGAGCGAGGCAATGAAGACGGTGGCGAAGTTCAAGTTCAGCTCATACAAGTTCCTGAACAGACACATCAAGAGCTCGCACGCAATGGTCTTCTGCGACATCTGCCTGAGCTACTTCACGAACAAAAAGTTCCTCTGCGAGTTCGTGTTGTACGAGCTCACGAAGATAGGAGAGCACGTCAAAAACGGAGACCAGGACTGCCACCCGCCGATAAGCGCACACGTGCTGTGTCCGGCGTGTAAGACATACCACTGGGACATGGCGACCTTTAAGCAGCACGGCAAGGACGAACACTTCATCTGCGAGCTCTGCGACTGCAACGACGACTCGTACAACGTATTCTCGGACTACGCCTCGCTCTTCAGCCACTTCAAGACGTACCACTACCCGTGCGAGGAGCCGGAGTGCATGTTCGTGGTATTCGCAGACGagctgcagctgcagctgcaCTACCTGTACAAGCACCCGGGCGTGACGAACACGAAGTGCAGCAAAAAGCCAGTGCAGGTGACGACGAAGTCAGCAAGAGAGCAGAAGAGCACGAAGTCGACGTCGATGTACTCGGCGTTCGAAGACCAGTCGGGCTACGACGCGTTCTGGGACGGCTCAATCAACATAGTGGACCCCGCGGAGAGGAAGGAGGAGGTGTCGGAAATCGTGGAAAACCCACTGGAGACGCTGAAGGACTCGTCGCTGGGAGGTTACTTCTTCCCGCTGGAGCCGTCGATCATGTCGGCGGAAGAGAAcaaggagaagctggaaaagTTCCTGAACGGGCTTAGAGGAAGTAAAGATCTGCCAGTGGCGTCGGACTACATCAACAACTTCGACGTGACGAGAGCGACGCACGTGTTCAGCGACCTGGAGGCAATGATGGAGTACTTCAAGAGGCACGACGTGAGAGTCTTCGACGTCTCGGAGTACCTGAACGAAGTGCTGGCGAAGCTGTACGTGTGCCTGATCACGTCGTTCACGACGCAATACAACCAGGTGGTCTCGAGCTGCACGACGGAGGAGTGCGACGGAAGCGCGCTCTTCAACCTGGTCAAGGGATACCTGACGAagttcctcttcctcttctacAACCTGCACATCAATAAGCCGAGGTTCGACGCGGAGAGGTTCTGCATTAAGCTGGACCTGCTTAAGCTGCGAGAACAGAACCCGGAGGTTAAGCTGGGCCCGAACACGctgctcttcttcatctgCGCGCTCAACTTCGCGAACATCTCGAACAGGATCATAGTGAAGGCGGCGCTGAACGACCTGATAGGAGACATGAAGCTGCTCTACAAGGACGTGAAGGAGCCGCTGTCGCTCTCAGAGGCGTTCAACCTGACGAGCAAGAAGAACGCGAACTCGGCGCTGACGATCAACGGAGACAACGTGTCCTCGACGGCGCTGAACCCGAACACGAACATAGTGGAGCACATCCCGAAGAAAAACAGGAACCAGAACATAGTGAAGATACCGCGCAAGGACTACATCGTGTCGCTGAAGGGGAAGAAGGTGGTGAAGGCGAAGCCGGCGACGCCAGTGCTGAAGCCACAGGAGCCGACGGCGCGAGTGGAGGAGGCGGCGCCAGTAGAGGCGGACAACCCGACGCCAGTGAACATCCCCTACGGGCACGTGCAGCTGGAGGACGTGGGCGTCGACAGCGAGACGCTCTTCATGAACCACGTGACCACGGGCAACTTCTACGGACTCATGTACGACATCATCGGAACCATACTCGTGGCGAACCTGAAGAGGTTCAAGGCGAAGTCGTTCGAGTACTCGCTGCGAGAGACcacgaagctgaagatacTCAACATCGCACTATCGCAAAAACGCTCCTTCACGAACCTCGGCGAGTTCGTGAGCATGAAGAAGCTCGAGTCGCTGCAGTCGCTCGAGCCCGAGTTCCACAGGCTCGTCAAGGAGTACAGGAACAGCGACCTGCAGACGGTGGCGACAGTCTGGACGCGCAAGTGCATCAACGTGCTCAGGAACACGCAGGTCGAGCACCTGGAGATCCTGCACTTCTACCTCAAGGGGAACACGGAGACGAGCATCGAGCTCTGCAACGACACGGAGTTCCCGAGCCTCTCGAACAACGCGAACGCCGCGGAGCTGAGCACGCCCAGGAACTACGCGGGCGCGGTGGGCCTGCGCGACACGCCCAAGTACCTGAGCGAGCGCGAGTTCCCGACGCTGACGCAGACGGCCAAGTTCAAGAAGAAGCCCAACTACTCAAGGTAA
- a CDS encoding uncharacterized protein (zinc finger, RING-type domain containing protein) translates to MENCVIKNSKRPYHSTMGPLLDDFDSLSKRRKKLFDNINSHIDNLIQLLQDTEDKLRNHSANHINGTQDFKYNSLSSESNLNDSLQKSDSLNGLILKYESSDTGNETSSTDFNNEPAMCDCTKQSIRDLAYTVKSYDVYRSINKLIKEFNHHFNEMGKALLGTRGNENQEMISPVNLDEQLVCRMIGIHLLHYGMFEVYEQLKRESTKLWGENHKGTVGELMVQAYKTLHDLIGKIKSCNIDPVLEWTKMQSDCSNLHVQRFNEIMINLYKIRFLKELFEAEEESNTQIIDEVKKSGLTSLWKIHNDEIGKLVTQVILGENLPNDADFDELKNKTIKMFTKLFCETGILMKKPPNYDRKPLLSEQSHQSFAFNEEGNVIHEVTEVTESTEEQGSQVTDVVAFSWRPMLTDTKNVGGSNDKLKYKSWILALHGSKIKAATFRLPEDKGVRLREDWLNPVGLAGEKIKQPRMASKYLNSNSLEHGRRLNFIKNRVALNANVESPRSISRALLMKALNSQEPIPRQGLVMSDGGYSTFPYYLENQLCDEEVSSFGRFVDPEDWVSTRNERGTTVLIATGSEESEENLLGLSSMGRLIDNYSTTVTQTEENPTRSTPTFSLTVFAGPSIFRDSRVSSQLLEADIISQRLLNVSPGSRIRIRFPTRTEEALENAPRRRETTISPYEQISSEPSSQPEEEHTTTMERSSITLRDILRMIMRGLRTETQPAVLRFRGSHTHHNLEVDTRTASQDTESPKDKTGTHKRLVRPKQETKVEPCVDSEYIKVHLPYESPLSVVICAGHVTFPYLLDVLKVLFKERCEVSSKVGMWLKSNQQLPVESDLGPAFHFHSYLTCAVSKDQTSSENLPIMLSCGHVICKICHDRLSGKRRKRQFKCPMCPTIVEPNQVSEHKNIKINRQWNCTWTGIQHITTVYAKINFFTLHIMHYNTCGNPGIF, encoded by the exons ATGGAGAACTgtgtaattaaaaattcgAAGAGGCCGTACCATTCGACAATGGGACCCTTACTAGATGATTTCGACTCGCTTTCAAAAAGGcgaaaaaaattatttgataatataaatagccATATAGATAACCTAATACAATTGTTACAG GACACAGAAGATAAATTGAGGAACCACAGCGCGAATCATATAAACGGAACAcaagattttaaatataatagttTATCTAGCgaatcaaatttaaatgatagTCTACAGAAATCAGATAGTTTGAACGGATTGATATTGAAGTACGAGTCGTCCGACACAGGAAATGAAACGTCTTCCACAGACTTTAATAATGAACCTGCAATGTGCGACTGCACAAAGCAGTCAATAAGAGACCTGGCGTACACAGTGAAGTCATACGACGTGTACAGAAGCATAAATAAGCTGATTAAGGAGTTTAACCACCACTTCAACGAAATGGGAAAGGCACTGCTGGGAACGAGAGGAAACGAAAACCAAGAAATGATATCACCAGTTAACCTGGACGAACAGCTGGTGTGCAGAATGATAGGAATACACCTCTTGCACTACGGAATGTTTGAAGTCTACGAGCAGCTGAAGAGAGAGTCGACGAAGCTCTGGGGAGAAAACCACAAGGGAACAGTGGGAGAGTTGATGGTGCAAGCATATAAGACGCTGCACGACCTGATAGGAAAAATCAAGTCGTGCAACATAGACCCAGTGCTGGAGTGGACAAAAATGCAAAGCGACTGCTCAAACCTGCACGTGCAGCGATTCAACGAAATAATGATTAACCTGTACAAAATAAGGTTCCTGAAGGAGTTGTTTGAAGCAGAAGAGGAAAGTAACACGCAAATAATAGACGAAGTAAAGAAGAGCGGGTTGACCTCACTCTGGAAAATACATAACGACGAAATAGGGAAGCTGGTGACGCAAGTAATACTGGGAGAAAATCTGCCAAACGACGCAGACTTCGACGagctaaaaaataaaacaataaaaatgttcACGAAGCTATTCTGCGAAACAGGAATACTGATGAAGAAGCCGCCGAACTACGACAGGAAGCCGCTGCTGTCAGAGCAGTCGCACCAGAGCTTCGCATTCAACGAGGAGGGAAACGTGATCCACGAAGTCACGGAGGTGACGGAGTCGACAGAGGAGCAGGGGTCGCAAGTGACAGACGTGGTGGCGTTCTCATGGAGACCGATGCTGACGGACACGAAGAACGTCGGAGGAAGCAACGACAAGCTGAAGTACAAGTCGTGGATACTGGCGCTGCACGGCTCGAAGATTAAGGCGGCGACCTTCAGGCTCCCGGAGGACAAGGGAGTGAGGCTGAGAGAAGACTGGCTAAACCCAGTCGGGCTTGCAGGAGAGAAGATTAAGCAGCCGAGAATGGCCTCAAAATACCTTAACTCAAACTCGCTCGAGCACGGAAGAAGACTAAACTTCATAAAAAACAGAGTGGCGCTTAACGCGAACGTCGAGTCGCCAAGGTCGATATCAAGAGCTCTGCTGATGAAGGCACTGAACAGCCAGGAGCCGATACCGAGGCAAGGCCTGGTGATGAGCGATGGAGGGTACAGCACCTTCCCGTACTACCTGGAAAATCAGCTCTGCGACGAGGAAGTGTCGTCATTCGGAAGGTTCGTGGACCCAGAGGACTGGGTGTCGACGAGGAACGAAAGAGGGACGACAGTGCTGATAGCAACAGGGTCTGAGGAGAGCGAGGAGAACCTGCTGGGCCTGTCGAGCATGGGAAGGCTGATAGACAACTATTCGACCACCGTGACGCAGACTGAGGAAAACCCGACGAGGAGCACGCCGACGTTCTCGCTGACGGTCTTCGCAGGGCCCTCGATATTCAGGGACTCGCGAGTGTCCtcgcagctgctggaggcGGACATAATATCACAGAGGCTGCTTAACGTGTCGCCGGGCTCGAGGATTCGAATACGGTTCCCGACGAGGACAGAAGAGGCGCTGGAGAACGCGCCGAGGAGGAGGGAGACGACGATAAGTCCCTACGAGCAGATATCCTCAGAGCCTTCGAGTCAGCCCGAGGAGGAGCACACCACGACGATGGAAAGGTCGAGCATAACACTGAGG GACATACTGAGGATGATAATGAGGGGACTCAGAACAGAAACACAGCCAGCAGTACTGAGATTTAGAGGCTCACACACGCACCATAACTTGGAAG TAGACACAAGAACAGCATCGCAAGATACGGAGTCGCCAAAGGATAAGACAGGAACACACAAGAGACTAGTGAGACCGAAGCAAGAAACGAAGGTAGAACCATGTGTAGATAGCGAATACATAAAGGTCCACCTGCCATACGAAAG cCCACTCTCAGTAGTGATATGCGCAGGACACGTGACATTCCCATACCTGTTGGACGTGTTAAAGGTACTCTTTAAGGAAAGATGCGAAGTCTCCTCGAAGGTGGGAATGTGGCTCAAGTCGAACCAGCAGCTACCAGTGGAGTCGGACCTAGGACCAGCATTCCACTTCCACAGCTATCTGACATGTGCAGTCTCGAAGGACCAAACGAGCAGCGAAAACCTACCAATCATGCTCTCGTGCGGGCACGTAATATGTAAAATCTGCCACGATCGACTGAGCGGAAAAAGGAGAAAGAGGCAGTTCAAATGTCCAATGTGTCCAACAATAGTGGAGCCAAACCAAGTAAGTgaacacaaaaatataaaaataaacagacAATGGAACTGTACCTGGACTGGAATACAACACATAACAACTGTGTATgctaaaattaatttttttacactTCACATTATGCACTATAACACTTGCGGTAACCCGggaattttttaa
- a CDS encoding uncharacterized protein (flavodoxin/nitric oxide synthase domain containing protein) produces MSRCCIVYGSETGSTEIASYTTYVYLYKNGIPVEIHLSDLVDLNILLLFDYVIFFVPTCAFGEFPHNFEGVVDTLMDYHARSKYIPSFKYTIFGLGDSRYPQYNVAARKLHSLLSSLRASEFFPSGLGDDQHPLGYDGELLVWRKDLLEYLSQQKGSKSEGCSFESIVYPFRVEKMDITNPTEYLFQQMCRDLYDHKLNPLSYSRGVVKCNKVITSANHFSTVRSIEIEEEEPSYMTGDVMCMFPIDKDADALLFDLDLDPAQVVCVRRNDNFDIQTVLSVHNEFNSYPLEWIKRKLLTGRKMVSSRTLPVGLCMTLSELFKKYLCLKNACTPFQMHVMSLYTDDEVHKAKLLEMSSESVEGCMEYYRYCRKERRSLYEVLYDFRSVKLPLEVLVNICTPYYSRLYSIASSQIDYADRYSYSLTRYPLAVNYPRFKEFISSKYKRNGRIQLIVGNVNYKMDGKRSVDGLGSRYLNTLRVGRRVDYTIYRPRFRSLILNTEVPVLFIATGTGITVPKPYIEHRSFRFKELWNRHKLLPKTKDMAFMGFRRPSQDHLYADYALYENWCMFVFVYSRAGESKYYVQDSLRDHSKEVYSFLREGMVVIGGKSHPMPAQVLESLVHVLEKEAHFSRESGQRFIDHSIKQSKIIIDTWG; encoded by the exons atgagCAGGTGTTGCATAGTTTACGGCTCCGAAACGGGCTCGACAGAAATCGCATCGTACACGACCTATGTGTACCTTTACAAGAATGGGATCCCAGTGGAAATACACCTGTCAGATCTTGTCGATTTGAACATACTTTTGCTTTTTGACTACGTCATCTTTTTTGTGCCCACCTGTGCCTTCGGGGAGTTTCCGCACAACTTTGAGGGCGTAGTGGATACGCTGATGGATTACCATGCCAGAAGCAAGTACATTCCGAGCTTCAAGTACACAATATTTGGACTGGGGGACAGCAGGTACCCTCAGTACAACGTTGCTGCGAGGAAGCTGCACTCGTTACTGAGCTCACTGCGGGCCTCAGAGTTCTTCCCATCCGGTCTGGGCGATGACCAGCACCCGCTGGGCTACGACGGGGAGCTGTTGGTATGGAGgaaggacctgctggagtaTTTGAGTCAGCAAAAGGGCTCAAAGAGTGAAGGCTGCAGTTTTGAGAGCATAGTGTACCCATTTAGGGTTGAAAAAATGGACATAACGAATCCCACAGAGTACCTGTTTCAGCAAATGTGCAGGGACCTGTACGACCATAAGCTTAATCCACTGTCGTACAGCAGGGGAGTGGTGAAGTGCAACAAGGTAATCACCAGTGCCAACCACTTTTCAACCGTGAGATCGATAGAGATTGAGGAGGAAGAGCCCAGTTACATGACTGGAGACGTGATGTGCATGTTTCCCATTGACAAGGACGCGGACGCCCTACTGTTCGACCTCGACCTGGATCCCGCCCAGGTAGTGTGTGTGAGGAGGAATGACAACTTCGACATACAAACAGTGCTGAGCGTGCACAACGAATTCAACAGCTACCCGCTGGAGTGGATAAAGAGAAA ACTGTTGACTGGACGGAAGATGGTCTCGTCGCGAACGCTTCCAGTGGGATTGTGCATGACGCTGTCGGAGCTGTTTAAAAAGTACCTCTGCCTCAAGAACGCGTGCACGCCCTTCCAGATGCACGTGATGTCGCTGTACACGGACGATGAGGTTCACAAGGCGAAGCTGCTCGAAATGTCCAGTGAGAGCGTCGAGGGATGCATGGAGTACTACAGGTACTGCAGGAAGGAAAGAAGGTCGCTCTACGAAGTGCTGTACGACTTCAGGTCGGTGAAGTTGCCGCTGGAGGTCCTGGTGAACATTTGCACCCCCTACTACTCGAGGCTGTACTCCATCGCATCCAGTCAGATTGACTACGCGGACAGGTACTCGTACTCACTGACGAGGTACCCGCTAGCTGTAAACTATCCCCGGTTTAAGGAATTTATATCCAGCAAATACAAAAGAAACGGCAGAATACAACTCATCGTGGGCAATGTAAACTATAAGATGGACGGGAAAAGATCAGTGGACGGATTAGGCTCACGTTATCTCAATACGCTTCGGGTTGGCCGCAGAGTGGACTATACTATTTATAGACCCAGATTCAGATCATTGATACTGAATACTGAGGTGCCAGTGCTGTTCATAGCCACAGGCACAGGAATAACTGTACCAAAGCCTTACATAGAGCACAGATCGTTCAGAT TCAAGGAGCTATGGAACAGGCACAAGCTGCTTCCTAAGACCAAGGACATGGCGTTCATGGGATTCCGGAGGCCGAGTCAAGACCACCTTTACGCGGACTACGCACTGTACGAAAACTGGTGCATGTTCGTGTTCGTCTACTCCAGGGCCGGAGAGTCCAAGTACTACGTTCAGGACTCCCTGAGGGACCACTCCAAGGAA GTCTACTCCTTCTTGAGGGAGGGCATGGTTGTAATCGGAGGGAAGTCGCATCCCATGCCTGCGCAGGTCCTCGAGTCACTAGTCCACGTGCTCGAAAAGGAAGCCCACTTCAGCCGAGAGTCAGGGCAGCGATTCATCGATCACAGCATTAAGCAGAGTAAAATTATCATTGACACTTGGGGATGA
- a CDS encoding 5'-3' exoribonuclease 1 yields MSIAEPIMKQNFRGISDGALLKCFFIFKTTLYASETQCVKIQSLGRASFIIKPGFRSLKNERLSQNFNFTNHDPLRKDSLPQRFKLQGVPRLYGWMMENFSKMRIPLQDSDIYGKVDYFYVDMNAVIHAATHGNVSPSLMMEDQQRMRRIVTALLKIFKLVKPKKMMYIGVDGVCPSAKINQQRTRRFRLYKSTTKPGFKPYYKSEEGKYEYTVKKLPIQSYDNVSFDPSYISPGTEFMSMMDSELRNWIALQTYEGTWEDRYIVYSGTDVPGEGEHKIYDAIRRMAECDPKVKQENHLVYGLDADLMMLSLITKMPNMYILREKYDHAPHKLAKIKPNPYYSKETGLLHFHGMDYIDFKISDYEVLSMRFLRRIMYSRCIRTSEAVSNDANKFLFNQNSRNRLTDDFSLLSFLAVDKLCTTNVGNDFLPHLPTVELCNSSFNDLVNTYYKMLPKFRGFLTESYKINMSRLQQLMKELSKLEIKYFKQKSTLEKISEFSDPKKYAKYYYENKCDIDFNNKQAIRKMGCFGHYRIITQDAQAGIGVTSITTRRWCRTWQRYQQHQLRKLGEYFPEDFEICEEGKENEWEHVVKLPFLDTRHLSKVARSVNDELKYTNLYKNKPGYTNVYHRRAKDSTNRKSQT; encoded by the exons atgaGTATCGCAGAGCCAATTATGAAACAGAATTTTCGAGGAATCTCAGATGGAGCATTGCTTAAAtgcttttttattt TTAAGACGACATTATATGCTTCAGAAACTCAGTGTGTTAAGATACAGAGTTTAGGAAGGGccagttttattataaaaccTGGTTTTaggagtttaaaaaatgagaGGTTATCGcagaattttaattttacgaATCATGATCCGTTAAGAAAGGATTCTCTTCCGCAAAGATTCAAA CTCCAAGGAGTGCCAAGACTCTACGGATGGATGATGGAAAACTTTAGTAAAATGAGGATACCACTTCAGGATTCGGATATTT ATGGGAAagttgattatttttacgTGGATATGAACGCAGTGATACACGCAGCAACCCATGGCAACGTCAGTCCAAGCCTAATGATGGAAGACCAG cAACGAATGAGGAGAATAGTAACGGCGCTcctgaaaatatttaagcTTGTTAAGccgaagaagatgatgtACATCGGAGTTGACGGAGTGTGTCCGTCAGCAAAGATAAATCAGCAGAGGACAAGAAGGTTCAGGCTGTATAAGTCGACCACTAAGCCG GGGTTCAAGCCGTACTATAAGTCGGAGGAGGGGAAGTACGAGTACACAGTGAAGAAGTTGCCAATACAGTCCTACGATAACGTGTCCTTTGACCCTAGTTACATTTCACCAGGAACCGAATTCATGTCAATGATGGACAGTGAATTGAG GAACTGGATAGCGTTGCAGACATACGAAGGCACGTGGGAGGATCGCTACATAGTCTACAGCGGTACAGACGTGCCAGGGGAGGGAGAGCATAAGATATACGATGCAATAAGAAGG ATGGCGGAGTGTGACCCGAAGGTTAAACAGGAGAATCACCTGGTGTACGGACTGGACGCAGATCTGATGATGCTCTCGCTGATAACGAAGATGCCTAACATGTACATATTGAGGGAAAAGTATGACCACGCTCCACACAAATTGGCAAAAATAAAACCGAATCCTTACTATTCAAAAGAAACAG GTTTACTTCATTTCCACGGAATGGACTACATTGACTTTAAAATCAGCGACTACGAAGTGCTGTCAATGAGGTTTTTGAGAAGG ATTATGTATTCGAGGTGTATTCGAACGTCGGAAGCAGTTTCGAACGATGCGAATAAATTCTTGTTTAACCAAAACTCTAGAAACAGATTGACTGATGACTTCTCACTGTTGTCATTTTTAGCAG TTGACAAGTTATGCACGACGAATGTAGGAAATGATTTCTTACCACATCTTCCAACGGTCGAGCTGTGTAACAGTAGCTTCAATGATTTGGTTAACACGTACTACAAGATGTTGCCCAAGTTTAGAGGATTTCTAACGGAATCgtacaaaattaacatgTCAAGATTGCAGCAGTTGATGAAg GAATTGTCCAAATtggaaattaaatattttaagcaGAAGTCGACGTTGGAAAAGATCAGTGAATTCAGCGACCCGAAGAAATACGCTAAATACTACTACGAGAATAAATGCGACATAGACTTCAACAATAAGCAGGCAATAAGGAAAAT GGGCTGTTTTGGACACTATCGTATTATCACTCAGGATGCCCAAGCTGGAATTG GTGTTACAAGTATCACTACGCGCCGCTGGTGTCGGACCTGGCAAAGATATCAACAGCATCAATTAA GGAAGCTGGGCGAGTACTTCCCGGAAGACTTCGAAATCTGCGAAGAAGGAAAGGAAAACGAGTGGGAACACGTGGTTAAACTGCCGTTCCTGGACACGAGGCACCTGAGTAAAGTGGCCAGGAGCGTCAACGACGAGCTGAAGTACACGAACCTGTACAA GAACAAGCCGGGATATACGAACGTGTACCACAGAAGAGCCAAGGATTCCACGAACAGGAAGAGTcaaacttaa